From the genome of Colletotrichum destructivum chromosome 10, complete sequence, one region includes:
- a CDS encoding Putative ureohydrolase: protein MHTSMVKSKFLSDPEDLGVVAVGFSGGQCKQGVDAAPKALIESGLLTQLRDELGYRLHGDDEVHLYTDLVPADDPPFRNMKNPKAVSSVTQRIADQVYQQSRLGRLTLTLGGDHSIAIGTIAGSAKATRERLGREIAVIWVDAHADINTPETSDSGNIHGMPVAFVTGLAKEQRPEYFGWLQDEHMLSLKKLVYIGLRDVDPGEKRILRENGIKAFSMFDIDRYGIGRVMEMALAHIGSDTPIHLSFDVDALDPMWAPSTGTPVRGGLTLREGDYICECVHETGSLVALDLVEVNPSLAADQEGAASETVRAGCSLVRCALGESLL, encoded by the exons ATGCACACCTCCATGGTCAAGTCCAAGTTCCTCAGCGACCCtgaggacctcggcgtcgtcgccgtcggcttctCCGGCGGACAG TGCAAGCAGGGAGTAGACGCTGCGCCAAAGGCCCTCATCGAGTCAGGCCTGCTGACCCAGCTGCGCGACGAGCTTGGATACCGGCTgcacggcgacgacgaggtgcaCCTCTACACCGACCTCGtgcccgccgacgacccgCCCTTCCGCAACATGAAGAACCCCAAGGCCGTCTCGTCCGTCACCCAGCGCATCGCCGACCAGGTCTACCAGCAGtcgcgcctcggccgcctgACCCTgaccctcggcggcgaccacaGCATCGCCATTGGCACCATCGCCGGCTCCGCAAAGGCCACGCGAgagcgcctcggccgcgagatCGCCGTCATCTGGGTCGACGCCCACGCCGACATCAACACCCCCGAGACGAGCGACAGCGGCAATATCCACGGCATgcccgtcgccttcgtcacGGGCCTCGCCAAGGAGCAGCGCCCCGAGTACTTTGGCTGGCTCCAGGACGAGCACATGCTGAgcctcaagaagctcgtcTACATTGGCCTGCgcgacgtcgaccccggcGAGAAGCGGATCCTGCGCGAAAACGGCATTAAGGCCTTTAGCATGTTTGACATTGACCG GTACGGCATCGGCCGCGTCATGGAAATGGCGCTCGCGCACATCGGCAGCGACACGCCGATCCACCTCTcgttcgacgtcgacgccctcgaccccatgtgggcgccgtcgacgggcaCGCCGGTGCGCGGTGGCCTGACGCTGCGCGAGGGCGACTACATCTGCGAGTGCGTGCACGAGACGGGCAGCCTCGTGgcgctcgacctcgtcgaggtcaacCCGTCGCTGGCGGCCGACCAGGAGGGCGCCGCGTCCGAGACGGTACGCGCCGGCTGCTCGCTGGTGCGCTGCGCCCTGGGCGAGTCGCTGCTGTGA